GGGCTTAGCAGGCTTCTTGTGCTGGGTGATTTATCTGCTTTGCATGTGGGGATCTCAACTGCCCAGGGAGTTCACAGcactccttcccttcctggccTTTCTCTGGGAGGTATGAACCAGAAAtctgagcacagctccctggTGGCTTCCACAGAGAAATTTGGGTATCAGGGTGATTTGTTGACACCTGAAGAGAGGCCAGGGATAGAAGGGAACATACAAGAGGAGCTGTGCCTCTTACCTCTGAGAAACTGGTGGGAAGggtggaatttttttccattacccAACTGGCAGGATGCTGATCCCCAGGGCTGCCAATCCACCCTCTGTCCCTGATATGATGATGAAATTGTTGTTTTCCTCCCCAGCAAAAGACGAAGCGGCCATGGCAGGTAAAAGACTGCAGTCACTATCCCTTAACAAGTAAACACAGGCCATGCAAGAGGAGGAAACACCAGGGAACTGTGCCTGGTCCtgtgggagctctgcagtgtcACCTTCCATCGATGCCACGCAGGGCATCCTGCAGCATTGACCTCACCTCCACCTCCAAGAGACACTGACGATGTGTTTGTCCTCATCCTGGCACAGATTTCCATTTGGGGTTaggggcagctgctctctgcagtgcagagctgtgctggacaGCAATTCCCTGTAACAGTTCAGAAACATgaatgtttttgctgtttttaggATCAAGAACTCGTAGACGGTGGGAGgggggcagggtgggagggagctGTGTGGGAGGGGAGGTGCTTCAAATACTAGATTGCAAGAAAATAGATTGTGGGGTCGTTGTGGGGTGTGGCATGGGGTGGGGAACTGACTTGGTTTGGAATCTCAAAGGATAATGTATCTGAGGAATCCAGTTGGCAAAGAGCCCATTAAATTTTGCTGCAGGGCATTGCAGTATAAGCTGGGAGCCTGACTTCATGGACATCTGGAGTGCCGTTCCTTCCCAGATTCATCCCTCCTTTCTTGCAGCCAgtctccccttttccctcctcttcattttctttttctcctccttatTAGGGATAGTGCCAGTTTTTAACCACATCATCCTTTgtttaaaggagaaaaacaaacaacatttaTTGTGTCAGatccagatggaaaaaaaaaaccaaaaagcaaaaaaaaaaaaaacttgatcAAGTTTAAAAACCATCAAGAGAACTTGTATATTTGGCTGATTAAACTGTAAGTTATCAGAACTGCTGTGGCCGTGTGTGTGTGggaagggcacagctgggggaggcacagctgcagctgggggctgctggtTGTGGTGTGGAGTTTGGCTTTGGCTTTGGGTTCAGGAGCTCCATCAGCATCCACAGCCTGGagggaaaaagcttttcctgctgattcTGATGGATGTCTTTTTTTTNNNNNNNNNNNNNNNNNNNNNNNNNNNNNNNNNNNNNNNNNNNNNNNNNNNNNNNNNNNTCGTAGACGGTGGGAGgggggcagggtgggagggagctGTGTGGGAGGGGAGGTGCTTCAAATACTAGATTGCAAGAAAATAGATTGTGGGGTCGTTGTGGGGTGTGGCATGGGGTGGGGAACTGACTTGGTTTGGAATCTCAAAGGATAATGTATCTGAGGAATCCAGTTGGCAAAGAGCCCATTAAATTTTGCTGCAGGGCATTGCAGTATAAGCTGGGAGCCTGACTTCATGGACATCTGGAGTGCCGTTCCTTCCCAGATTCATCCCTCCTTTCTTGCAGCCAgtctccccttttccctcctcttcattttctttttctcctccttatTAGGGATAGTGCCAGTTTTTAACCACATCATCCTTTgtttaaaggagaaaaacaaacaacatttaTTGTGTCAGatccagatggaaaaaaaaaaccaaaaagcaaaaaaaaaaaaaacttgatcAAGTTTAAAAACCATCAAGAGAACTTGTATATTTGGCTGATTAAACTGTAAGTTATCAGAACTGCTGTGGCCGTGTGTGTGTGggaagggcacagctgggggaggcacagctgcagctgggggctgctggtTGTGGTGTGGAGTTTGGCTTTGGCTTTGGGTTCAGGAGCTCCATCAGCATCCACAGCCTGGagggaaaaagcttttcctgctgattcTGATGGATGTCTTGCACAATCTGTTTACCACGGTGGAGGAAACAATTACCCTGAGGCCACTGTCTGGCCTAGTCCCCTGTCAGAAGGGCAGTCACTgcactgtcacctccctgtcacctctctgatggctctggaggggagatgctccagcctgCTGTGCCCCGGGGGGCTGGGAGTCCTGCTCAGGGACACTAGTGCTTCCCAGACACGCTTCCCAAAGGTTGGAGGAGATCCAGCCCCAGGGCTTGGGGCACTGGAAGTCAcggagaggggctgcagctgtggagaTGCAGGGTGGCAAATGGGATTTGTTCTGTCACCCTTACCATGCCTGGCCACAGGGACTTGGGCACAAGGCTGTGACACAGGACTGCCCCCAGGGAATGTCACAGTGAGCTGCTGGCTCAAACCACAGCTCAGACCAAGCCAAGATTTGGGTAGGAAGTATCCTCAGGGAGATGTGGAAGATGAGCAAGTGCTGCCAGGAGAGATGCCTGTGCTGTCAGCTCCAAGAGGGAGGGACTGATGGGGGGACAGCCTGCCATGGCACATTTGGATGATCCTtggagcacagggaggtggatggggcaggacaggggagGTTTTGGCTGGAtgcctgggatggagcagggcaggagccacaGGGGAGAGGGTTGAGGTTTGTGAGCACATGAGAAAGCTCCATGTAACACTTCCctctgggggctggagcagaacTCAAATGTCGCTGTCCCTCTGCCAGCCAGTGCTCCCTTCCCAGGCCATGGGAAGGCCCAGGATTAGTTGGGCAGCCCAAGGTCTCTGAGCTGGCTCCAGGTTTGGGAATTGCCCACCTGATGGGACTTTTACCAGGGCACTCAGAGAACAGGAAACCTGTGCTCCCTGGCCGCTTCCATCCTCTGCCCTCCCTTTCCCTAACACAAGTCCTGTTTTGAAATGGTGCTGAAGCAGGGAATGAAAAGTGCCATCCCCCTTATCCCCACAACCCCAATTCCCCCTTAGCACTGGTGGCAGAAGGGACGTGACCACCTGTGGTGAGATgtggcacagcactgtgctctgccCTGATCACACCTGTGTTTGCACTGAACTTGTTCTAAAAAGTGCAAAACCCCCCATTTTGATTTAACCAGGAAAATCctttatttgcaatttttccaAGCAATGTATGACCAGCATCGGGAAGCATGGTAAcaaaaatagtaagaaaaatggttttctttgTCTGGAAACAGccaccagggctggctggcagcagggacaggcactggTGGCATTGTGGCCAGGTTGTGTGGCACAAGGGTGGGGGTGGcaagggcagcaggcagggggcagagcaggggcagctggaaGCTGGGATGCACTTCCCAGATGGCTCCTTCATTTAATCTTGAGATCCTTCAGCGCTGACTCCAGGCTCTGAAATGAAACAGGAGGGTGTTCATCAGCTCGTTGCTTCCCAGAGAAACTGGGAGTGGTTGGAGAGCTGAGAGGAGGGAAGACGGTTCAATGCTGGGTACTCCCAGCCTGAGGGGTCCATGGGGATTCCTTACCTTGACATCCCAGATGCTCATGCCCCCGTCCATCCCCGTGGTACAGAACTGGGAGCACTTGTCCTTCCCACCTGTCAGCACTGAGATCTGGCTGTGGGTGCAAAGAGGGAGCAGGAATCAGTCCCAGTGCTGAGCtcttggagctgcctggcagccaggggtgggaggggggCTGGACCCTTCATCTGCCCCATCAGTGCAGGAAGGCACTGGGATAgacagggatgctccagggatgctccaggacCATCCCAGCTTTTGGCACTAGACCTCTCTATCTCCCCTTCCCACGTGCAAGGATGTTCTGGGGATACCCAGGAATGCTTGGGAATTCTCTGGGAAACTCAGAGATACCCAGGGCTGTTGCAGCTCGTGGTGCTGGAGCCTCAGTCTCTCCCTCCCACttgcagggatgctcagggacattttggggacatccAAGGATTCTCCAgatctgtcccagctcctgggcaggacagcagcacacccaggggatgctcagggatcAGCAGCCCCCGAGGTGACCCCAGGCCTGTCCCTCCCCCGCCCACACCTGATGCTGTTCTTGTGCAGGGTGTCCAGGCTGGCGTTGGCCGTGTCCGAGCTCGCTTTCTTGTCCAGGTTCTGGAAGCGCTCGCGGGCGGTGAGGCCGCGCTGGGAGCTCTGCTTGGGCACATCCAGCTTCCCCCCAAAGCTcaggctgccctggctctccTCGTAGGTGAACAGCATGGGGCAGCAGTCGTGGCCCTGGGGAACAAACCTGGCCTGCTCAGCaccctccaggctgctccaggcacagcccccagcccgtGCCCCCGCCCGGACTCACCGCGGCCACCAGGCTGTTCTCGGTGATGAAGGTGACAGCCAGCAGGGGCAGCGTCTCGGTGCACAGGGAGGCCACACTGCCAGGTGAGAACAGCGAGCTGAGCTTCAGCCTCAGTGCTGAGactggcacagctcctccaCCCCTGGTGATCTGGGGATGTTCCAGAggtgtcccagctcctggggctgagccctcTATGTCCCATATTCATATACAAGGGTGCTCAGGGATacccagggatgggcagagaTACTCCAGAGATGCTTAGGGATACCCAGGGAGGGGCAAAGATACTCAGAGAtactccagggatgggcagaggTACTCAGAGAtactccagggatgctcagggatacccagggctgctccagggctaTTTCAGCTCCTGAGGCTGAACTCCTCTTACATCCCCCACCCAAGTACAAGGATGCTCAGGGGATACTCATAGATGCTCAGGGGTgatgctccagggatgctcTAGGGCTGAACCCTTCCATCTCCCCCACCCACATTCAGGAACACTCTGGGATTGCTTTTGGCCCAACCCAACCCAGATACCTCCATCCCCGTGTTGGTTTGGGGGTCAACCCGTGCTgccacccccagcacagcctcccccaGTCCCCCCAAGCCccgtgctgtccccagccctgcttaCGCCATCTTCTTGCCGGCATCAGCGAGGCACAGGGTGCTGTCATGGCTCACCCAGGCCACACGGGAGCCGCTGGCCGAGAAGCAGATGCTGTGCAcccacccacagctgctgctggactcgAACATCAGCTCCCCAAAGGGCATCTTGGAGCCCCAGGGCGTGGGGCTGGGCCGCTCCTCCACCTCCTTGATGTAGGCTGAGAAGATCCTGGGAGGGGGAGAGCCATGCCATGTGTCCCTGGATGCAGGACCTGTGCCACCTTCATCCCTGCCCCTTGCCTCAATTGTGGGACTCAGtttccctggcagagcctgtggGGTGTCCCCCCACCTCCCATGGGTGCTGTATCCCTGGGATGGTCCCCAGACCTCCCTACATCTCCCTGGtgctccattccctgctccaaacaGCACCTGGGGTGAAGCCTGCCTCCCCACCCATCCTTCATCTGGCCTCCCAGCCACCCAacccctgctcctcacctgcaCTTGAAGtcacaggagccagcagccaggaggacGTTGTTGGGGTGCCAGTCAAGGCTGAGCACTGTCGAGCGGATGGGCTTCTTGATGTGCTTGCAAACCCACCTGTGTGGAGAGGGGGTGGCACCAGAGGGGCAGCACCAccatccccagagccccctgggaattttggggagcTGGCCAGGGCTCCAagtgccccaggagctgccctgggccaCTCTCCTGCAGTAGCACCTGGGCCATGGGGAGTCCATCCCTCTGTTTTCCCATCTGTCTCTaccacctccagctc
This genomic stretch from Ficedula albicollis isolate OC2 chromosome 14, FicAlb1.5, whole genome shotgun sequence harbors:
- the ARPC1B gene encoding actin-related protein 2/3 complex subunit 1B; the encoded protein is MAYHSFLLEPISCHAWNKDRTQIALCPNNHEVHIYRKDGAKWSKVHELKEHNGQVTGIDWAPESNRLVTCGTDRNAYVWTLKGNVWKPTLVILRINRAARCVKWSPKENKFAVGSGSRLISICYFEQENDWWVCKHIKKPIRSTVLSLDWHPNNVLLAAGSCDFKCRIFSAYIKEVEERPSPTPWGSKMPFGELMFESSSSCGWVHSICFSASGSRVAWVSHDSTLCLADAGKKMAVASLCTETLPLLAVTFITENSLVAAGHDCCPMLFTYEESQGSLSFGGKLDVPKQSSQRGLTARERFQNLDKKASSDTANASLDTLHKNSISQISVLTGGKDKCSQFCTTGMDGGMSIWDVKSLESALKDLKIK